Proteins from a single region of Hordeum vulgare subsp. vulgare chromosome 6H, MorexV3_pseudomolecules_assembly, whole genome shotgun sequence:
- the LOC123404861 gene encoding LOW QUALITY PROTEIN: serine/threonine-protein kinase ATG1-like (The sequence of the model RefSeq protein was modified relative to this genomic sequence to represent the inferred CDS: inserted 2 bases in 1 codon) codes for MTVTPTRVAPTTPARPVHLPAPIAPHATPWPSAPALPCPREREKRNTSPPPTSCRTFRAELAGDDALSDTYDPPASLLQKKPARTAGKTDSLSLHPDRTGKKNLLPLRTEPTLLLHPASPSPPPPPHPAGHSLTSSTAPPSSAPAGWTRVRTLGRGASGAVVSLAXPSGSVADVAERSGGRLEECAIRAYAADVARGLAYLHGRSLVHGDVKGRNIVVGARTAGSDRPFGGTPAFMAPEVARGEEQGPAADVWVLGCTVIEMATGRAPWSDMGDVLAEMHQIGYTDAVPAVPAWLSAEAKHFLSTCFARNACDRCTAAQLLEHPFLASAGCGVKPEEVAAKWVSPKSTLDAALWESDTEDDDDDVSESPDERIRALASASSAFPDWDSDEGWTNVLNESHRLRLQRLQPAGAEEGGAVLVVREWPAGCDDGGGEGEAGEGVGWARYMQYFIW; via the exons ATGACCGTCACACCTACTCGTGTTGCGCCCACTACGCCTGCTCGTCCCGTCCACCTACCGGCGCCCATCGCGCCCCACGCCACTCCTTGGCCGAGCGCCCCCGCGCTTCCCTGTCCTCGCGAGAGGGAGAAAAGGAATACCTCGCCACCGCCGACGTCGTGTCGGACTTTCCGGGCGGAGCTTGCCGGTGACG ATGCTCTTTCTGATACATATGACCCACCGGCcagtctcttacagaaaaaaccgGCCCGGACCGCGGGAAAAactgactctctctctctccatccggACCGGACAGGAAAAAAAAACCTTCTTCCCCTCCGGACCGAGCCCACCCTGCTCCTTCACCCCGCCTCCCCCTCACCGCCACCACCGCCACACCCCGCCGGTCACTCCCTCACCAGCAGCACCGCCCCTCCCTCCTCCGCCCCCGCGGGCTGGACACGCGTCCGCACGCTCGGCCGCGGCGCGTCCGGCGCCGTGGTGTCCCTCGC GCCCAGTGGCTCTGTCGCCGACGTGGCCGAGAGGAGCGGGGGCCGGCTCGAGGAGTGCGCAATCCGAGCGTACGCCGCAGATGTGGCCAGAGGCCTGGCGTACCTCCACGGGAGGTCCCTCGTCCACGGGGACGTGAAGGGGCGGAACATCGTGGTCGGCGCGAGGACGGCGGGCTCCGATCGACCGTTCGGCGGCACGCCGGCGTTCATGGCGCCGGAGGTGGCGCGGGGCGAGGAGCAGGGCCCCGCGGCCGACGTCTGGGTGCTGGGCTGCACCGTTATCGAGATGGCCACCGGCCGCGCTCCGTGGAGCGACATGGGCGACGTCCTCGCGGAGATGCACCAGATCGGCTACACGGACGCCGTGCCAGCGGTGCCGGCGTGGCTGTCCGCAGAGGCGAAGCACTTCCTGTCCACGTGCTTCGCAAGAAATGCCTGCGACCGGTGCACGGCAGCGCAACTGCTGGAGCACCCGTTCCTGGCATCAGCCGGCTGCGGCGTGAAGCCCGAGGAGGTGGCGGCCAAATGGGTGTCCCCCAAGAGCACGCTGGACGCCGCGCTCTGGGAGTCCgacaccgaagacgacgacgacgacgtttcAGAGAGCCCCGACGAGAGGATCAGAGCATTGGCATCCGCTTCCTCGGCATTCCCGGACTGGGACTCGGACGAAGGCTGGACCAACGTGCTCAACGAGAGCCACCGCCTCCGCCTGCAGCGCCTCCAGCCCGCGGGGGCGGAGGAGGGAGGGGCGGTGCTGGTGGTGAGGGAGTGGCCGGCGGGGTGTGACGATGGTGGCGGTGAGGGGGAGGCGGGTGAAGGAGTAGGGTGGGCTCG GTACATGCAGTACTTCATCTGGTAA